The window GCGACCTCATCGCGACCGGGAATCCCGACTCGCCGCAGTTTCAGCGGGCGCTCCAGCCCGGCGACCGCTTGAGAGCGGAGATCGAAGGGATCGGGGCGATGAACCTGGGGGTGGCGAAGGAGAGCTGAGGCCGCGCCCCGGAGCCCTTCTTCCGGCCCGAAGCATGACCGTATGAATCCTGCTTTCAGCGCGCGCGCCGGCGCTCATCCGGCCCGCCGCGCAAGGACGACCTGACATGGCCCGCATCGCCCCTTTCCGCGGCGTCTTCTACAACCCGAAAAAGATCCGCGATCTCTCCAAGGTGATCGCGCCGCCCTACGACGTGATCTCGCCGGAGGAGCAGGAGCGACTCCACCGCAAATCGCCCTACAACTTCGTGTGGCTCGATTTGAGCCGGGGGCCGGACGCCTACGCGGCGGCGGCGGGGCTGTTTCAGAGCTGGCAGAACGAAGGGATCCTGCAGCGCGATCCGGAACCGGCGGTCTATTTCCTGCGCCACGCCTTCTCCCTCAAGGACGGCGAGCGCAGGGAGCGCCTGGGATTCTTCGCGCTCGCGCGGCTCCAGGATTTCGCCGACGGCGACATCCGGCCGCATGAAAAGACGCTGGAGGCGCCGAAGCAGGACCGGCTGCGATTGATGATCGCCTGCAACGCTCAGCTGAGCCCCATCTTCGCCCTCTACGCGGAGCGCAAACAGGCGATCAACCAGATGCTGGCCGAGCGCGTCGAGGGCGTGGCGCCGCGGCTCGAGGTCAAGACCGACGCAGGCGAGGAGTGCCGCCTGTGGTCGGTCACCGACGCCGACCTGATCCGCGAAATCCGAAGAGCGATGCAGGAACAGCCGCTGATCATCGCCGACGGCCATCACCGCTACGAGGCCGCGCTCGCCTACCGGGACCGATGTCGCGCCGAGCGTCCCGAAGCGAGCGGCCGGGAAG is drawn from Candidatus Zixiibacteriota bacterium and contains these coding sequences:
- a CDS encoding DUF1015 domain-containing protein translates to MARIAPFRGVFYNPKKIRDLSKVIAPPYDVISPEEQERLHRKSPYNFVWLDLSRGPDAYAAAAGLFQSWQNEGILQRDPEPAVYFLRHAFSLKDGERRERLGFFALARLQDFADGDIRPHEKTLEAPKQDRLRLMIACNAQLSPIFALYAERKQAINQMLAERVEGVAPRLEVKTDAGEECRLWSVTDADLIREIRRAMQEQPLIIADGHHRYEAALAYRDRCRAERPEASGREAFNYVMAYFANAHDENVVILPTHRLVRGYAPQPFLRLEETLQKYFYIEPYPKTPEGRRWFLKALESGRKKHRLVGASFKRDPRYLILRLKNKRIMQRLAKDLSAPLRELDVTLLHRLILETILGLDPQRQASGETIRYSQDADAVLDALEKEDYQAAFILAPPNAEDVLTVAHSGETMPQKSTYFYPKLPSGLIVNKIDPDEAIDDEPVG